The following DNA comes from Sebastes umbrosus isolate fSebUmb1 chromosome 8, fSebUmb1.pri, whole genome shotgun sequence.
CCTGCTGATAGTTGGGTTGTTGTTCAGTATGCTGGAGAGCTGTTCACATACTGGGAGATGTAGACAGAATCAGATCTCCTTCACATATGTTACAGGAGATTTTAACCTGATGTTTTCTTTGAGCCTGACTGAGTCACAGTGAAGGTTGGTCTGTGAAAAAATGACTATGTACCATATATCCGCTGCTCTTTAAAATATATCATCTAAATTTGAGTTTTGTCACATGACAGTGTGTCATGTAATGTACATGCTTTATTATTTTGGTGTATGTTGTCTGTTGAGTCTGCCTttctgtccaaaaaaaaataatcctacAATTGACTCAAGTGTTTCAAGATAgtattttgtacatatttttaaagtgtataataaaattattaaacACTCACTTGATATGAATGGAGTAAACCAGTTTCTCTTAAAGGACCCGTGTGTAAGAATCAGGaggatctatctatctatcgagaGATAAACTAACTTCTGATCCTCTAGATCAATGGTTCCTCTCAACATTCACTGATATTCTAGAGATAAACTAACATCTGATCGTCTAGATCACCGGTTCCTCAACATTCACTGATATTCTAGAGATAAACTACCTTCTGATCGTCTAGATCACCGGTTCCTCTCAACATTCAGTGATATTCTAGAGATAAACTACCTTCTGATCGTCTAGATCACCGGTTCCTCTGAACATTCACTGATATTCTAGAGATAAACTAACATCTGGTTCCTCTGAACATTCACTGATATTCTAGAGATAAACTAACATCTGATCCTCTAGATCACTGGTTCCTCTGAACATTCACTGATATTCTAGAGATAAACTAACATCTGATCCTTTAGATCACTGGTTCCTCTCAACATTCACTGATATTCTAGAGATAAACTAACTTCTGGTGCTTTTTATCtagaaaaacggcagctcccctgttcacttgtatagggttacaggccagtcttgcccgGTCCAAtgtggcgcccacgttgacgtacgATCCAGGAGTCGATGCGGCGTCTACGCACACGAGCAGCGGCAAGAATACCCAGCAGCGGCAGCAGGCAGCCTGCTCGGTATGGCGTGAGGTGATGCGTTGAGTGAAGAAGATTCAGCACCATGCAGCCCAGGCAAAGGCATCTACTAGTCCCTGGTCCATCTAAAGGAGGCATCCAGCCTCCCCTCCTAACACAGGAAAGGACTCCCGCCTGCTGTCTTCACTGCCAGCAACACTAAAAGTTGCGAACAGCACCCACCCACCACCGTGCCAGCCACAGCCCAAAACAGTTCAGTCTCTCTCACGCGCCGCGAGGCTGTTCAATCCTTACCTTTTGTTCCTGCGCCCCTCCCCACACCCCCCTCTCCTCACACCCCCTGACACAGGTGGAAATCATCAGTTATCAGGTACGCGGGAACTCTTCACTGAGTATCCACTGAGGCCCtattcagacctggtattaacatgcgtcctcagtgatcggatcacacttagacagctctaagtacctctgttcacacctggcattagaatgcgtctggagtgaccacttgtgatccgatctcacttccccgctctatatgcaataaaacacgtagtaaacacatggctgatacagcagccgttgcgacgtaatattacaggaatgtcagtagtaatatcctacatattcgtgaataacgctaacacggggagaacatgcagacTCCACACAGAAGCGCCAGGTTTGAATCTGTGACTCTCTTGCTGTGCTATTAATATGCACATTACTATTTAGTAAAGTACCATCCCTTTAAAAACATCAAGTGTCTACTTTAACAGCATCAGAAAGCAGAACTGGGTGTTTATGAAGTAAGAACACAAACACCCTCCCACTGCCAGAGTCAGACATATGAAACTGTTGACACAAAGTGGTTTTAAAAGATTTATTGAAATCCAGACAGCAGTTGGAAAAAactcaaacaataaataaacataatattcTTTCTGCATGTTTGATGGATTTAACTTGATCAAGAAATATTAAACTTATTCACAAAACTCTATGATTAAGATATATGATGTGAACTACATCAATGGGGGGCCAAAGAAAAGCTCAAATCCCAGTGATGTTGCATCATTGCCCAACTCTTGAAAGAAATCAGACCGAGAAGGGGTGTCTGACGTATACAGAACCAACACACATTCAGCAGGGGAAGCAGAATACACGACAAAACACCATTTCTCTAAGCAGGTCAACAGTCATTACAACACAGTTTATGGACATGAAAGTAACAAATGATTAAACATGGCAGAAATCTTAAGAGGCTATACTAGATCATGCATTATATCTTTACAAAGCTCTATATGGCAATATCTGGATTGTTCATTATCATCATAAAACTGAAAACTCCTGATCAAAGGCAATAAAAAAGATTGTTCCAAACAAACCATTTAATCCACTCttaaatattcaaacataaaaataaagatgattTCACCCGttaccaataaaaaaaatgctacaGGTTCATTTCTTATTAGGCTTCTAAAAAAAGGATATTAGACTAAATAGAAGATGAGAGGGTTTCTTTTACACAGGTTTTCATACATAAAACTTTAGAACTTGACATCACAGATGCCTGAAAACATTATCACTGAAAACATGACTCCTGCTCTGTACACAGAACAGACAATTCTATTCTGCATATTCCCCTCGTCTTTCATTCAAAGTGCTAAAAGTATACCAAAAATGGTCAGACAGTATTGATTGGCTGTGGCTGGTTTGAAGGAGAGAATAACCCCCATTAGGTTAGTGAAGATACTACAAGTCAATCCACTTTCATTTCAGTTCAAAATGCTGATTCTTACATTCAGAAAGCTGGAGACTTAGGCCCTAAAATAGCCTCATCATACCAGCTCACATTAGCTTTCCTCTGTGTCTAAGTTAGTTACAACCTTTTCAAATGGCAGGACAACATTTTGTTTGACATCAGAGTGAATTGACGGGGATCCTGGTGGGAGGTTGCTAGTTCTTCATCCACTTCATGTGTTGCAGCTCTCATCATAAGAAGGAGGAGCCTCTGTAACAGACAGTCACCATCAGACCAGCTGGTTCTTACACAAACTCTCTGTTACATATCACACTTTCCacatgtgatgtcatcagcaaGAGCATGAGacatgtgtaatgtgtaaacacactcacaaactgatatatacagttatatacagtgtatatagatactgtatatatacactgatcagccataacataaGGTCAGcgtgggcaccctgaccggtctgtggctacgcagccccatacgcaacaaactgctcctcactgtgtgttctgacacctttctatcagaaccagcatgaACTTTCTAGCTCCAGTATATAAGCtccatatataatatatatatatatatatatatactgtatgtacatatatacacatttatacagacagacacacacatatatatatatatatatatatatatatatatatgtgtgtgtgtgtgtgtgtgtgtgtgtgtgtatatatacagtatatatatatactgtattaaaacacacacacactatactatactaactATCAGAACTATgaagaatgaaataaaaaaaaagattgcaaGACCTCGCAAATAAATATTGGATATTGTTTATGCACTAACCCAACTTGAAATGATGTGTAGTTTTCTTCATAGATGCCTGATACTGTCTGACAGATCATGTTAAAGGTGTGTCTTTTCTACAAGGACCTACCTCTGTGCTGCCTGTACTATCTTGTCTTTGCCTGACCCAATCTGTAGCATCTTTTTAGGAGAATATTAACTGTAAatagtaatatacagtatatatttttttccaaaaaactAAATTAGCAGTACCCTTTTCCAGCCCTgagtaatattatttttagaattgattttaagattattttattGGTCTACAAACTAAACGGTCTTGCTCCCGATACTTGTCTGACATGGTTATAAGATATGTACCCACTACATCCCTCAGGTCCACTAATAGTTGTCTGTTAGTTGTTCCTAGGGTCCAGTCTAAGACCCACGGCAAGGCCGCTTTTAGCCACTATGGCCCGAGCCTGTGGACCGGCCTGCCGGAGGACCTAAGGGGAGCAGAGAGTGTggatatgtttaaaaaaacaattctttTTAGCATGGCTTTTATCTAGTTAACAGTTTTATTCCATTCTACTTTATTCTACTCATTTAAATGTCTACattaatttaaacatttattttgttctttataACTCTATGTTCAGCACTTCAGCTTCACTTCAGTTCTATTTGAAGTATAACttgttctatataaataaagtttgattgaatGTCTGCAGGAATTCCTTTCAGACTGGAAGGCTTCACCTGTCTTATCAAGACTACCCTCCCCAGTGGAAATTACACCCTTACTTgcacacaattaaaataaagtaaggATTTGCAGAGGGGAATACTGGGTCTAAAAAAGCtccaagaaaagaaatgagtGTCTGATAAAGTTGATCTTACTGAAATGATGCATGTCACCTaaaattaataacaattaaCTAATTTGATCCATGTCAGGATCCTATAAGAATGGAGGGAAAGTCAAAAAAAGAGCATCAAGTTACATCATGAGAAATGTAGGAAATAGGGTTTTTGGAGCTGAACCCGTTTTAGGTggtttttcaaatgttttgtcaactttaggcacaaggtaattaacTAAACATTAAAAGCTTCGTAGAGGTCAAATTTATGGCAAAGCTGTTGTAGTGGATTGTATAGATTGTAGGTGTAAATGTAGATCTGTGATAGAATACCTGGGAAGAAAAGTCATAACACTGATCTGCAAACATGGCACTGACTTCTATATTACTTGTCATTTCCGGCAACTTAGTAAGTATTTAgactttttatacatttatattttaatatctaAACTGAAGCTGCAGCAAAGAAGGTTGGCCTCGCAGCGCTGTGTGCCTTAAAGATGATGAGTAAGTGTTAAAATCAGTCCTAAATTACAGTGTTtcttctcttcatacatcctgATCCAGTCTACATTCATGAGCAGAGCCTGGATGGTACAGAGTAAGCTTGTGCCAACTGACCTTGTGGATAAGCTGAGGTGTCGTAGTCTGGAGGCACGATGAGTGGTGTTGGCATTGAGCTAGCACCATTCTCAAGGGGGTAAGGTGGTGTGGCCCCTGTGGACCCACTGGGCATAGGCTCGCTGGGGACAGTGCCGGGCTCATTGTGCTGCTGGTTCTGGGAGAAAAAGAGGCCGGGAGCATAGCTGAAGGCATTGGGCGACACCAGCTGAGACTGGCGCTTGTTGGGGAAGCCGTCGGTCATCGGAGTCCCACCCTCTGCTCCTTGGTGGTACTCAGCTGGAGGAGCACTGGGGGAGTTATGGGAGGACATCctggagcgagggatgggacgTGGAGCGGGTTTTGGGGCAGGGCGAGGGGGCAGAGTGGGATCGGTGGAGATGTTAGGGGTAGCGGCAGATGCTTGTGGAtcttcagctgcagcagaggaggaaggagtTGCTTTTTTGGAAGGGTGCCGTTTTTTGTCCAGTGAGACGTTCCCGATGTGGATGGGTAACGTCAACATGACATCTGGAGACTTTAAACTGACCTGATTAAGCAGAGGAAAAGAGAATGTTAGATTTCCTGGAAGAATACAGAATGTATACCCACAACCTAATCTTGTGTTTGATTCTCTTTCATTCTTTAGAATCCAAAACtcataaataactaaatacagTATGAATACGTGTTAGAGCAGCCAATCTAGACAGCACTCTGCTAGAGTTCTACAAGAAACCCTGGACACATGAATAATAATGATCCCTTTCTATGTTTCATCACCCTAAAAGCAACATGAGCATTTCACCAAGTAGTTGCAACAGACATACGTGTACacgtatattataaatattgtcTTGATTTCATACTTGTGCCTATAGAATGTGTGTAGAAGTGTTTTGCTggattttcattcattcatgcagtTGGAAAAAGGTACAATATTAATATAGAAACCTCTCTTGCCCCGTGATGTGATGGGGCTGTTACACACTAATCCCACATTTGACATGACAAGAATCTCCTCAACTATTTCAAAATTCAAATTGGCCAATTCAAAGTGTTTCATGATTTATTAAAGATATTATTTCCTATATGCATAAGAGAtgataatagataataataataataataataataataattaaatactaCTTTTAATTAGGAGAAAAACAATAAGTGCATTTAATCTGTCTAGGTTTATTTAATCTTGTGCAGGTAGCCTTTAAattcatgtaaatgtaatgcATTCAGTAGAGCCTTGTGCCATATTGGAAGTATTTCAGAAATATTACAGAAATATTACAGGCCCCAAATAGTCACATTGCCATTGGGAGGTTTTTGTAAAAGTGACTCGGGCACTCGTCCAGCCATGAGACCAACGTGTAGAATCTCTACCACATTTATAGAAGGTGGTGTATGACTGAAAGGGGTTATAACGATGGATGTCCCTCAAAAGTTGTCTTCAAATGTCCTACTGTCTGTCCAACAATCAAAACGTGACCACTTCACAAGAAAACAGTGCTCAAAGTGTAACAGAGGATGAGCATATCTTACTTTGACATAATATTCAATCTTTATAAGATCACATCCAACGAGGGAggactgaggaagaggaggaacgaTGATCTGTTCCTTCCACTCCACCTCTTTGCCAGCCTTCACCGCACCACCCTCCACCTCTGCTATCGTCCTCACATCGTGGGTGGGCCTCTTTGTCTCATAGGTCACTCTCTGAAAACACACGTGGACATGGATAAAGTGGAGAAGAGTTTATGAAGGTGACTGGGGGAATACAAATGCAGTCAATATAAAATCACAAGGGTTTATTACTGTGCTTTATGCCAATAGAAAAACCAGCTGCTATCTGAAGCCTCAATTATTAATGTGTCCTGCATTTGTACTTGTACATTTGTACTAATCTTTTAATTTTAATCTGTTTCAATA
Coding sequences within:
- the LOC119492832 gene encoding arrestin domain-containing protein 1-like isoform X2, which translates into the protein MGKLQEFEITFDKNKVVYSPGDSISGTVKFRLGQPLQCKAIKVNCNGFCGITSKVNDTAWTVEEQYFNSTVSVADKGTMKQGEHTFPFKFLIPDTAPTSFEGNYGRIIYRVRAFIDTPRFAKDHNTEKAFYLLRLLNLNEMQDIWGTCSSAVTQQFTYMLVKTGTMVMKAQSDMKGYTPGQIIQVLATIHNQSGKTTGNMAASLMQRVTYETKRPTHDVRTIAEVEGGAVKAGKEVEWKEQIIVPPLPQSSLVGCDLIKIEYYVKVSLKSPDVMLTLPIHIGNVSLDKKRHPSKKATPSSSAAAEDPQASAATPNISTDPTLPPRPAPKPAPRPIPRSRMSSHNSPSAPPAEYHQGAEGGTPMTDGFPNKRQSQLVSPNAFSYAPGLFFSQNQQHNEPGTVPSEPMPSGSTGATPPYPLENGASSMPTPLIVPPDYDTSAYPQEAPPSYDESCNT
- the LOC119492832 gene encoding arrestin domain-containing protein 1-like isoform X1; protein product: MGKLQEFEITFDKNKVVYSPGDSISGTVKFRLGQPLQCKAIKVNCNGFCGITSKVNDTAWTVEEQYFNSTVSVADKGTMKQGEHTFPFKFLIPDTAPTSFEGNYGRIIYRVRAFIDTPRFAKDHNTEKAFYLLRLLNLNEMQDIWGTCSSAVTQQFTYMLVKTGTMVMKAQSDMKGYTPGQIIQVLATIHNQSGKTTGNMAASLMQRVTYETKRPTHDVRTIAEVEGGAVKAGKEVEWKEQIIVPPLPQSSLVGCDLIKIEYYVKVSLKSPDVMLTLPIHIGNVSLDKKRHPSKKATPSSSAAAEDPQASAATPNISTDPTLPPRPAPKPAPRPIPRSRMSSHNSPSAPPAEYHQGAEGGTPMTDGFPNKRQSQLVSPNAFSYAPGLFFSQNQQHNEPGTVPSEPMPSGSTGATPPYPLENGASSMPTPLIVPPDYDTSAYPQGPPAGRSTGSGHSG